Proteins from one Pontibacter korlensis genomic window:
- a CDS encoding TlpA disulfide reductase family protein: protein MMTHKLNLLLASLVLLLLTTTAASAQKVEVIKFADLKELRNQPHDTLYVVNFWATWCRPCIKELPYFEAANQKYKGQPVKVVLVSMDAVEDLDSRVKTFVQKRGLQSELLLLDEVDGNSWIDKLEPKWSGAIPATMVFNNKRGHYEFREAEMTEEELTTIIEKYK from the coding sequence ATGATGACACACAAACTGAACCTGCTTCTGGCATCACTGGTCCTGCTGTTGCTCACCACAACCGCTGCCTCAGCACAAAAGGTGGAGGTCATAAAGTTTGCAGACCTGAAGGAGCTGCGAAACCAACCTCACGATACTTTATATGTAGTAAACTTCTGGGCCACCTGGTGCAGACCCTGCATAAAGGAGCTGCCATACTTCGAAGCTGCCAATCAGAAGTATAAAGGCCAGCCTGTAAAGGTAGTGCTGGTAAGTATGGACGCTGTGGAGGATTTAGATAGTCGTGTAAAAACCTTTGTGCAGAAACGCGGACTACAGTCGGAGCTACTATTGCTGGATGAGGTAGACGGCAACTCCTGGATAGATAAGCTGGAGCCCAAATGGTCTGGCGCTATACCTGCCACTATGGTGTTTAACAACAAGCGCGGGCACTATGAGTTTCGTGAAGCTGAGATGACGGAAGAAGAGCTAACGACTATAATTGAGAAGTATAAGTAG
- a CDS encoding thioredoxin family protein, with amino-acid sequence MKKMNLPYVYAACLVLVSLLLSAVPASEHGYKVGDTARDFRLKNVDGKMVSLADYKDAKGFIVTFTCNSCPYSVAYEDRLIELHNKFASKGYPLIAINPNDAQVSPRDSYDKMQVRAKEKNFPFPYLHDETQEITRAYGATRTPHLYIVQKQQDGSLKVAYIGTVDDNYKDASQAQKKYAEEALNELVAGKQISQPNTKAIGCTIKWKEA; translated from the coding sequence ATGAAAAAAATGAACCTGCCTTATGTTTATGCGGCTTGCCTGGTGCTGGTGAGCCTGTTGCTTTCGGCTGTTCCAGCTTCAGAGCACGGCTACAAAGTGGGTGACACAGCTCGCGACTTCCGGCTGAAAAACGTGGACGGCAAGATGGTATCCCTGGCGGATTACAAAGATGCCAAAGGCTTTATTGTCACCTTTACCTGTAACTCCTGCCCTTACTCCGTAGCCTACGAAGACCGCCTGATCGAGCTGCACAATAAGTTTGCCTCCAAAGGTTACCCTCTCATCGCCATCAACCCTAACGATGCTCAAGTATCGCCGCGAGATTCTTACGACAAGATGCAGGTGCGTGCCAAGGAGAAAAACTTTCCTTTCCCTTACCTGCACGACGAAACTCAAGAGATTACCCGAGCTTACGGCGCTACCCGCACCCCCCATTTATACATTGTGCAGAAGCAGCAGGATGGCAGCTTAAAAGTAGCCTATATCGGTACTGTAGATGACAATTATAAAGATGCCAGCCAGGCACAGAAAAAGTATGCAGAAGAAGCTTTAAATGAACTGGTGGCCGGTAAACAAATAAGCCAACCGAATACGAAGGCCATTGGCTGCACTATTAAATGGAAGGAAGCATAG
- a CDS encoding acetylxylan esterase translates to MKKVLLFLLCLVVACATYAQNYPHQSDVLWVTTPSNTNWLYRLNEEAKVTVSLYEYGILQDNIKISYSIGPELMPSDKTGTATIKNGKALISMGTMSKPGFRDCQLKVQLNGQEYNHHIKVGFEPEKLTPYTQFPNDFVSFWEQAKKAASQCPMEVTKVFVPEYSSDKVDCYLIKLQAFQKGNFVYGYLTIPKKEGKFPVVFSPPGAGIKPMNPSKDIFYAENGVIRFDMEIHGIRPDLDAATYAEVSRAFGRGNNSYLVNGLENRDSYYMKKVYLSCVRALDYLTTLPEWDGKNLIAQGGSQGGALAIVTAGLDERITACAANHPALSDMAGYKANRTGGYPHLFTNYDGMDTPEKLKTLEYYDVVNFAKLIKVPVFMTWGYNDDVCPPTTSYIVYNTLKSKKEALITPVNEHWISLTTRHRILDWIKGNLR, encoded by the coding sequence ATGAAAAAGGTTTTACTATTCTTACTCTGTTTAGTGGTTGCCTGCGCCACCTATGCGCAGAACTACCCACACCAAAGTGATGTGTTATGGGTAACTACCCCTAGCAACACCAATTGGCTGTACAGACTGAATGAAGAAGCAAAAGTTACCGTCTCGCTCTATGAGTATGGCATTTTGCAAGACAACATTAAGATAAGCTACAGTATCGGGCCAGAGTTGATGCCAAGTGATAAGACCGGAACAGCTACCATAAAGAATGGCAAAGCGTTGATTTCTATGGGCACAATGTCCAAACCCGGTTTTAGAGACTGCCAATTAAAAGTTCAGCTCAACGGACAGGAGTATAATCACCACATAAAAGTTGGGTTTGAACCAGAAAAGCTGACTCCTTACACGCAGTTCCCGAATGACTTTGTCAGTTTTTGGGAGCAAGCCAAAAAAGCGGCCTCCCAATGCCCAATGGAAGTAACCAAAGTCTTTGTCCCTGAATATTCGAGCGACAAAGTAGACTGCTACCTTATTAAGTTACAGGCATTCCAGAAGGGTAATTTTGTGTACGGCTACCTCACTATCCCCAAAAAGGAAGGAAAGTTTCCTGTAGTGTTTTCGCCTCCTGGCGCAGGCATCAAACCAATGAACCCATCAAAGGATATCTTTTATGCGGAGAACGGGGTCATCCGCTTCGACATGGAAATACATGGCATACGGCCAGACCTGGATGCAGCAACCTATGCAGAGGTAAGCCGGGCTTTTGGCAGAGGGAATAACAGCTATTTAGTCAACGGACTAGAAAACAGGGACTCATACTATATGAAGAAAGTATACTTATCCTGTGTGCGTGCCCTGGATTATTTAACCACCCTGCCGGAATGGGACGGGAAAAACCTGATAGCCCAGGGAGGTAGCCAGGGAGGAGCCTTGGCCATCGTAACAGCAGGACTTGACGAAAGAATTACTGCCTGCGCAGCTAACCATCCTGCACTAAGCGATATGGCCGGGTATAAAGCCAATCGTACTGGAGGTTACCCTCACCTTTTTACCAATTATGACGGGATGGATACCCCCGAAAAGCTCAAGACTTTAGAATACTATGATGTGGTAAATTTCGCGAAACTGATAAAGGTGCCTGTATTTATGACTTGGGGTTATAATGATGATGTCTGTCCTCCTACTACCAGCTACATCGTTTACAATACCCTGAAAAGTAAAAAAGAGGCGCTGATCACACCTGTAAACGAGCATTGGATCTCACTAACAACTCGTCATCGTATTCTAGATTGGATAAAGGGGAACCTTCGGTAG
- a CDS encoding C40 family peptidase: MKKATILSALAILSLVLSHFYEVAPATPVQASLQPTVTPYAINSPEDMLRAIELREPLVDEEANEPYEEYYVKNLGLRFRNPAYRSLVETASKWIGTPYRYGSSSKRGTDCSGFVTSIYREVYGINLSRSSRSMFQDVVRVQKDSIRTGDLVFFRRSVKEPIFHVGIYLKNNKFIHSATSGGVMVSSLSDPYYRNYYYAAGRVN, encoded by the coding sequence ATGAAAAAAGCAACCATATTAAGCGCCTTGGCTATACTGTCGTTGGTGCTTTCGCACTTCTACGAAGTGGCTCCTGCCACACCGGTGCAAGCTAGTCTACAGCCTACTGTTACTCCCTACGCAATAAACTCGCCTGAGGACATGCTACGTGCCATAGAGCTGCGTGAGCCTTTGGTAGACGAAGAGGCTAATGAGCCTTATGAAGAGTATTACGTAAAAAACCTGGGCCTGAGGTTCAGAAACCCTGCTTACCGCTCCTTGGTAGAGACAGCCTCCAAATGGATTGGTACCCCATACCGCTACGGCAGCAGCAGCAAACGCGGCACCGACTGCTCTGGCTTTGTTACCAGCATCTACCGCGAAGTATACGGTATTAATCTAAGCCGCAGTTCCCGCTCCATGTTTCAGGATGTGGTGCGAGTGCAGAAAGACAGCATACGCACCGGCGATCTTGTTTTCTTCCGTCGCAGCGTTAAAGAGCCCATCTTTCATGTAGGTATTTACCTGAAGAATAACAAGTTTATACATTCGGCCACAAGTGGCGGCGTAATGGTTAGTTCACTGTCAGATCCATACTACCGCAACTATTATTACGCTGCCGGTCGTGTTAATTAA
- a CDS encoding YkvA family protein — protein MTENKGPEGKKVAQSAVFKKILEKAEAYLKHPAEVAKLVSDTLKKATAKKGVGALAGEVWENLQLLSRMLKAASSGEYKGIPTPTLVGGVAVLIYFLMPIDVIPDVIPVIGLLDDASLLAWFMASIKTELDKFKEWEATHPIRVEPTEAQHTPEKHDADISFGTPKYSDRSAGDMQMNTKTDI, from the coding sequence ATGACAGAAAACAAAGGACCTGAAGGCAAAAAAGTGGCACAGAGTGCCGTCTTCAAAAAAATACTGGAGAAAGCAGAAGCATACCTGAAGCACCCTGCAGAAGTAGCCAAACTAGTTAGCGACACCCTTAAAAAAGCCACTGCCAAAAAAGGAGTGGGCGCCCTGGCCGGCGAAGTATGGGAAAACCTCCAGCTGCTGTCGCGCATGCTAAAGGCAGCCAGCTCCGGGGAGTACAAAGGTATACCTACTCCTACGCTTGTAGGCGGCGTAGCTGTTCTGATCTACTTCTTGATGCCTATTGACGTGATACCCGATGTTATTCCAGTAATAGGTTTGCTGGATGATGCCAGCCTGTTAGCCTGGTTTATGGCTAGTATAAAAACAGAACTTGATAAGTTTAAAGAGTGGGAAGCTACCCACCCTATAAGAGTAGAACCAACAGAGGCGCAGCATACGCCTGAGAAACATGATGCCGATATCTCGTTCGGAACTCCGAAGTATAGCGACCGCTCTGCCGGCGATATGCAGATGAATACCAAGACAGACATTTAA